In one window of Juglans regia cultivar Chandler chromosome 3, Walnut 2.0, whole genome shotgun sequence DNA:
- the LOC109019407 gene encoding disease resistance protein RGA2-like: protein MAEIAVSPLLQVVFDRLASPVLGKLQELCDLRQNFEKLKESLIKIKDFLDDAEERQAKEGNVKVWLSNLKTVAYNSEDLLDELATEVILCERFNAAKNQVRSFLLPFEPSRNLFEVAGQVKKMLALLDKTIGESSSLNLRKGAHERESESSASFRETDSYVTESKVYGRLEDKAKIIELLSPNCNREINTRDVSIIAIVGIGGVGKTTVAKLVYNDVDLMGCLDMKMWVHASDDFDVKKLIIATIESATNKTYQFTNKDVLQRLLRESICGKSENVASLVGTGSSYHLRGLPEDDCWELLKEQAFRPGEEEDHNLKLIGKQIVKKCGGVPLAAMTLGSLLRSSRDQGYWLSVKDRDLCIMDESVSGIMPALKLSYFHLKVHLKRCFAYCSLFPKSYDFKKEKLIHLWMAEGLILADGHNPLEDIGNGYFDDLLRKSFFQEVKDGKDDSTKVYRMHDLIHELAQSVAGNEFLKLEHGRPTPSDLAKTRHSSVVCNFPSSAIPPALLKVTRLRTLLLLSPGFSSEELPFLPTNFMYLRVLDISGSGIKKLQKSIGNLVSLRYLDLSKTSIQALPDTICDLCNLQTLNLSGCCHLQTLPDGMEKLINLRHLNITGCERLARMPTGIGKLVHLQTLPIYIVGKRNGEGISELSCLNLRGELNIKCLENVRDAKETKLANLKQKKHLHVLGLFWGNDDENRRMRLANHTAGSQHSIGSLHGHYSDARLEELEDILECLEPHEYLKKLFIKGYAGIKFPSWGLPSLTGLVLINLKRCKNLPSIGQLPLLKNLYLQAMEGIEFIDQDFYGADYIQSPFPSLKELTLRDFPNLKEWRGSNGGQGLFPRLEKLIVSKCPKLSTAPVIPSLQHVELQGCHPLLVNSMENLTSLLVMVIDTFPDLLLLPGELLKSSVLLTSLKISSCTNLSSLPSEIENLTALKSLSICWCQALSSLPQGLQNLTSLESLEISECNLIDSLPDDGIRGLSSLRTLSIENCTNLSSLSTGLQYLSALEHLTIMYCPKLDSLPNDLSNLSTLRSLSILWCPRLGSLPEGLQHVRTLQTLEIRSCPGLEEFPEWTNNLSALRSLAISDCNNMTSLPEELVCLSTLQHLSIQDCPNLEKWWKDMRRRDRRRISHISHIYIGSL, encoded by the exons ATGGCGGAAATAGCTGTATCGCCACTTCTACAGGTGGTTTTTGATAGACTAGCATCCCCAGTCCTAGGAAAGCTTCAGGAACTCTGTGATCTCAGGCAGAATTTTGAGAAGCTAAAGGAGTCACTGATAAAGATTAAAGATTTTCTTGACGATGCAGAAGAGCGACAAGCAAAGGAGGGAAACGTGAAGGTTTGGCTATCAAACTTAAAAACTGTAGCTTATAATTCTGAGGATTTACTGGATGAGCTTGCGACGGAAGTCATTCTGTGCGAGAGATTCAATGCTGCTAAAAATCAGGTACGCAgttttcttttgccttttgaACCTTCCAGAAATCTTTTTGAGGTCGCTGGTCAAGTTAAAAAAATGCTAGCATTGTTAGACAAGACTATTGGGGAGAGTTCAAGCTTAAACTTAAGAAAGGGGGCTCATGAAAGGGAATCTGAGAGCTCAGCGAGTTTTAGAGAGACAGATTCTTATGTGACTGAATCTAAGGTTTATGGAAGATTGGAAGATAAAGCCAAAATTATAGAGCTTCTGTCTCCGAACTGTAATAGGGAAATTAATACCAGAGATGTTTCGATCATTGCAATAGTTGGTATAGGAGGCGTAGGCAAGACAACGGTAGCTAAGTTGGTCTACAATGATGTTGATTTGATGGGGTGCTTAGATATGAAAATGTGGGTGCATGCGTCTGATGATTTTGATGTTAAAAAGCTTATTATAGCCACAATAGAGTCTGCAACAAATAAGACATACCAATTCACAAATAAGGATGTGCTTCAGCGTCTGCTGCGAGAATCTATATGCGGGAAGAG TGAAAATGTTGCATCGCTAGTAGGAACAGGTTCCTCATATCATCTCCGGGGCTTGCCTGAGGATGATTGTTGGGAATTGCTCAAGGAGCAAGCATTTCGTCcaggagaagaggaagatcaTAACTTAAAGCTCATTGGAAAACAAATTGTTAAGAAATGTGGTGGAGTTCCACTAGCAGCAATGACTCTAGGAAGTCTATTGCGCTCCAGTAGAGACCAGGGTTACTGGTTGTCGGTGAAAGATCGTGACTTGTGTATTATGGATGAGAGCGTTAGTGGGATTATGCCTGCCCTAAAGTTGAGTTATTTTCATCTAAAAGTGCATCTCAAACGATGCTTTGCATACTGTTCATTGTTTCCCAAAAGTTATGATTTCAAGAAGGAGAAGTTAATCCATCTTTGGATGGCCGAAGGCTTGATTCTAGCAGATGGACACAATCCCTTGGAGGACATTGGCAACGGTTATTTTGATGATCTATTGAGGAAGTCCTTCTTTCAGGAAGTCAAGGACGGTAAAGATGACAGCACGAAAGTTTACAGAATGCATGATCTGATTCATGAACTTGCCCAATCTGTTGCTGGAAATGAATTCTTAAAATTGGAGCATGGCCGGCCTACACCAAGTGATCTAGCAAAAACTCGTCACTCATCAGTAGTTTGTAATTTCCCGTCATCTGCAATTCCACCAGCCTTGCTGAAAGTGACACGTCTAAGAACCTTGTTGTTGTTGTCTCCTGGATTCAGCTCTGAGGAGCTTCCTTTTTTGCCCACTAATTTCATGTATTTAAGGGTTCTAGATATAAGTGGGTCCGGAAtcaaaaaactccaaaaatcaaTAGGGAACTTGGTCTCTTTGAGATACCTTGATCTCTCCAAAACTTCAATTCAAGCACTTCCCGACACAATCTGTGACCTCTGCAATCTGCAGACACTGAACCTCTCAGGTTGCTGCCACCTTCAAACACTGCCTGATGGAATGGAAAAGCTGATTAACCTAAGACACCTTAATATAACTGGGTGTGAAAGACTTGCCCGTATGCCAACTGGGATTGGAAAGTTAGTTCACCTGCAGACATTGCCGATATATATTGTGGGCAAGAGAAATGGGGAAGGTATTTCGGAACTCAGCTGCCTAAACCTACGGGGCGAACTTAACATAAAATGCTTGGAGAATGTGAGAGATGCAAAAGAAACAAAGCTTGCTAATTTGAAACAGAAGAAGCACCTGCACGTTTTGGGATTATTTTGGGGAAACGATGATGAGAACAGGAGAATGAGATTGGCAAATCATACTGCAGGAAGTCAGCACTCAATAGGATCGTTACATGGACATTACAGTGATGCTAGATTAGAAGAATTGGAAGATATACTAGAATGCCTTGAACCGCATGAATATCTGAAAAAGCTGTTCATCAAAGGGTATGCCGGCATCAAGTTTCCAAGTTGGGGACTCCCAAGTCTGACTGGGCTTGTACTGATCAATCTCAAAAGATGTAAAAATTTACCTTCCATTGGGCAGCTTCCATTACTTAAGAATCTCTATCTACAGGCAATGGAAGGCATTGAGTTCATCGACCAAGACTTTTATGGCGCAGATTATATTCAGTCACCTTTCCCATCTCTCAAAGAACTAACCCTCAGAGATTTTCCGAATCTGAAAGAATGGCGTGGCAGTAATGGAGGACAAGGACTGTTCCCTCGACTGGAAAAATTGATTGTAAGCAAGTGTCCAAAGCTTTCCACAGCACCTGTCATTCCATCTCTTCAGCATGTAGAGTTGCAGGGTTGCCATCCATTGCTTGTGAACTCCATGGAAAATCTAACCTCACTCTTGGTTATGGTAATTGATACTTTCCCAGACTTGTTACTCTTACCAGGAGAGCTGCTAAAAAGCAGTGTTCTCCTCACCTCTCTGAAGATTAGCTCATGCACTAATCTTTCATCGCTGCCTTCTGAAATAGAGAACCTCACTGCTCTAAAGTCACTGAGCATATGTTGGTGTCAAGCGCTTTCCTCCTTGCCACAAGGATTGCAGAACCTTACATCATTGGAATCCTTGGAAATCAGCGAATGCAATTTGATTGACTCTTTGCCGGACGATGGTATCCGAGGTTTGAGTTCCCTTAGAACTTTGTCCATTGAGAACTGTACAAATCTGTCTTCGTTATCGACTGGACTGCAATACCTCAGTGCACTTGAGCACTTGACCATTATGTACTGCCCAAAATTAGATTCTCTGCCAAATGATTTGAGCAACCTTTCAACCCTTCGGAGTTTGAGCATCTTATGGTGTCCTCGTCTGGGTTCTCTGCCAGAGGGGCTACAGCATGTTAGAACATTGCAAACTTTGGAAATTCGTAGCTGTCCTGGTCTGGAAGAATTTCCTGAATGGACTAACAATTTATCTGCACTCAGATCATTGGCGATTTCAGATTGCAACAACATGACTTCGCTGCCAGAAGAATTGGTATGTCTCAGTACACTGCAGCACCTTTCCATTCAAGACTGTCCTAATCTGGAGAAGTGGTGGAAGGATATGAGACGTAGGGACAGACGACGGATATCTCACATCTCGCATATCTATATTGGGTCGCTGTAA
- the LOC108981200 gene encoding E3 ubiquitin-protein ligase UPL4, translating into MGNRGQKRAEMVDELPADKRACSSLDFRPSSSNSSVQTHMNSPNSAHETRDNDMETSSSASASSRSEGEPERDSAYGSCDSDDAEQRHSNLRHYRDYQRQRSSTDHGKFKRILSSLSEETGPSEQLASLTELCEVLSFCTQDSLSSMVSDSLSPLLVNLAKHESNPDIMLLAIRAITYICDVYPRSSNFLIRHDAVPALCQRLLAIEYLDVAEQCLQALEKISREQPLACLQAGAIMAVLNYIDFFSTSVQRVALSTVVNVCKKLPSECPSSFMKAIPILCNLLQYEDRQLVEYVAICLIKIVERVSQSSELLDELCKHRLIDQVIHLIDLNCRTTISRPIYNGLIGLLVKLSSGSIVAIRTLYELKISSILKDILSTYDLSHGMSSPHMVDGHCDQVYEVLKLLNELLPTTARDQDNQQVLDKESFLVNSPSLLQKFGLDILPLLIQVVNSGANLYVCYGCLSVINKLVYFSKSDMLLELLKNTNISSFLAGVFTRKDQHVLLVALQIAEMILQKLSDIFLSSFIKEGVLFAIDALSVQENCAQLMFPKFTGVQLSFDSSQKSASKEVPSCLCYAFATGQSLTTSETCSCKLENDSVHKLAKHIKTNYFTPNLSEQGVTDILQKLRTCSTALSDLVNATIGNDAPAQHEGRFYCIVHQIMETLNGKEPISTFEFIESGVVRSLLSYLSNGQYLREKGKAQGVNGHLIIVEKRFEMFARLFLSSSEPYSVDLPLLVLIRKLQSALSSLENFPVILSHGSKQRYSYAMVPIGRRTMHPCLKVRFVRGEGETCLGEYSGDVQTVDPFSSLDGIEGFLWPKVSIRRNEHIKSASCTMGKTESLPHELPSTDNDANLSQSAFEQALNEFAKQEMQLPLEADVNMEVQHPASCSDEDALQKLVFYLEGQQLDHTLTLYQAILQKQIKENEFITGAKLWSQVYTLTYKRALEPIQGNSQECLQSGQNLSVSDKVGAYMQYTPFVSSIYACELTSDLERSSSTYDVLFLLKSMESLHRFTFHLMSRERICAFAEGRIDNLDSLKVGVPSMPHNEFVSSKLTEKLEQQMRDSLSVSIGGMPCWCKQLVASCPFLFSFEARCKYFQLAAFGQLQAQSHQLSHSNSGATSDRRPGSGSLPRKKFLVFRDQILESAAKIMDLHARYKMPVEIEYNQEVGTGLGPTLEFYTLVSREFQKSGLGMWRGEYGLFASRTSLEAEDMGILMSPSGLFPRPWPSTLSTTDDQFLEVIKKFVLLGQVAAKSLQDGRVLDLHFSKAFYKIILGRELTLYDIQSFDPELSRTLLEFQALVNRKKFLESVNGENSPAEFDSCFRDTRIEDLCLDFTLPGYPNYVLASGPDYKMVNMRNLEDYVSLIVDTTINTGISRQSEAFKSGFNQVFPIEHLQIFTEEELEHLLCGEHDSLVFNELLDHVKFDHGYTASSLPIVNLLEIIQEFDHGQRRAFLQFVTGAPRLPPGGLASLNPKLTVVRKHSSICADTDLPSVMTCANYLKLPAYSSKERMKERLLYAITEGQGSFHLS; encoded by the exons ATGGGTAATCGTGGCCAAAAGCGTGCTGAAATGGTTGATGAATTGCCAGCCGATAAGCGGGCATGCAGTTCGTTGGATTTCAGACCAAGTTCATCAAATTCATCGGTTCAGACCCATATGAACTCCCCCAATTCAGCACATGAAACCCGCGACAATGACATGGAAACTTCTTCATCCGCATCAGCCTCAAGCCGATCGGAAGGAGAACCTGAAAGGGATTCAGCGTATGGTTCTTGTGATTCTGATGATGCGGAGCAAAGACATAGCAATCTTCGCCACTATCGTGATTATCAGAGGCAGAGATCGTCCACTGATCATGGAAAATTCAAGAGAATTTTATCAAGTTTGAGTGAAGAAACTGGCCCTTCCGAACAATTGGCTTCACTTACTGAGTTATGTGAAGTGTTGTCATTTTGTACACAGGATTCACTTTCAAGCATGGTGTCAGACTCGTTGTCTCCACTTCTTGTAAACCTTGCAAAGCACGAGAGTAACCCAGATATAATGTTACTGGCTATAAGAGCTATAACATATATATGCGATGTGTATCCTCGATCATCGAATTTCCTAATTCGGCATGATGCAGTTCCTGCTCTTTGTCAAAGATTATTGGCTATTGAGTACTTGGATGTTGCTGAACAG TGTCTGCAAGCGTTGGAGAAGATATCACGGGAGCAACCGCTTGCTTGCCTACAGGCTGGGGCAATTATGGCTGTCCTAAATTATATTGACTTCTTCTCAACAAGTGTACAG AGAGTTGCTCTTTCCACTGTGGTGAACGTCTGTAAGAAACTTCCCTCCGAATGCCCTTCATCTTTCATGAAAGCTATTCCCATATTGTGCAATCTTCTTCAGTATGAAGATAGACAG CTTGTTGAATATGTTGCTATCTGCTTGATTAAAATAGTGGAGCGAGTAAGTCAGTCTTCTGAGTTGCTGGATGAACTTTGTAAGCACAGGTTGATTGATCAAGTCATACATCTTATAGACTTGAATTGCCGAACCACTATATCCCGCCCTATATATAAT GGTTTGATTGGGTTACTTGTAAAACTTTCTTCTGGTTCAATTGTAGCCATCAGAACTCTATATGAGCTTAAGATAAGCAGCATACTGAAGGATATATTATCTACTTATGACCTCTCACATGGAATGTCTTCTCCTCATATGGTGGATGGACATTGCGATCAG GTTTATGAAGTTCTGAAGTTGCTTAATGAGCTTCTACCTACTACAGCTAGAGATCAAGATAATCAACAGGTGTTGGATAAGGAATCCTTTTTAGTTAATTCCCCCAGTCTTCTGCAAAAATTCGGACTGGATATACTTCCCTTGTTGATCCAG GTAGTTAATTCTGGTGCAAATTTATATGTTTGCTATGGCTGCCTTTCTGTTATCAACAAGTTAGTTTATTTCAGCAAATCTGACATGCTTCTTGAATTGCTTAAGAACACCAACATTTCAAG TTTTTTGGCCGGAGTGTTCACTCGAAAGGATCAGCATGTGCTCTTAGTAGCTCTACAGATTGCTGAGATGATCCTGCAAAAGCTTTCTGATATTTTCCTGAGTTCATTTATCAAGGAAGGTGTCCTGTTTGCTATTGATGCATTGTCAGTACAAGAAAATTGTGCGCAATTAATGTTTCCCAAATTCACTGGTGTCCAGCTGTCATTTGACTCGAGCCAGAAATCAGCTTCAAAGGAGGTTCCGAGCTGTCTATGTTATGCTTTTGCGACTGGTCAGTCTCTGACAACTTCAGAAACTTGTAGTTGCAAGCTTGAAAATGATTCTGTTCACAAACTTGCAAAGCATATAAAGACAAATTACTTCACACCGAATTTGTCTGAGCAAGGGGTGACTGATATCCTTCAAAAACTCAGAACCTGTTCTACTGCTTTAAGTGATTTGGTTAATGCGACAATAGGTAATGATGCACCTGCACAGCATGAAGGGAGGTTTTATTGTATAGTGCATCAAATTATGGAAACTCTTAATGGGAAGGAACCCATTTCCACTTTCGAATTTATTGAAAGTGGGGTCGTGAGATCATTACTGAGTTACCTATCCAATGGTCAATACCTAAGAGAAAAGGGAAAGGCTCAGGGTGTAAATGGTCATTTAATTATTGTGGAAAAACGATTTGAGATGTTTGCAAGGTTATTCTTATCTTCGTCAGAGCCATATTCTGTGGACTTGCCCCTATTGGTGCTGATACGAAAATTACAAAGTGCACTGTCTTCTTTGGAAAATTTCCCTGTTATTTTGAGCCATGGATCCAAGCAAAGATACTCATATGCAATGGTTCCAATTGGACGCCGCACAATGCATCCATGTCTAAAGGTTCGCTTTGTGAGAGGAGAGGGGGAGACATGCCTTGGTGAATATTCTGGAGATGTTCAGACAGTGGACCCTTTTTCCTCTTTGGATGGCATTGAAGGATTTCTGTGGCCTAAAGTTAGCATTAGAAGAAATGAGCACATTAAATCAGCCAGTTGCACTATGGGTAAAACAGAGAGTTTACCACATGAGTTACCATCAACT GACAATGATGCCAACTTGTCTCAGTCTGCTTTTGAACAAGCACTTAAT GAATTTGCAAAGCAAGAAATGCAACTTCCTCTGGAGGCAGATGTCAATATGGAAGTACAGCATCCTGCATCTTGCAGTGATGAAGATGCTTTGCAAAAACTGGTATTTTACCTTGAAGGGCAACAGCTGGATCATACACTGACACTATACCAAGCAAttctacaaaaacaaataaaagaaaatgaatttattaCTGGGGCAAAATTATGGAGTCAAGTTTATACATTAACGTATAAAAGAGCTTTGGAACCCATACAAGGTAATTCTCAAGAGTGTCTTCAGTCAGGCCAAAACTTGTCTGTATCAGATAAAGTTGGGGCATATATGCAATACACTCCATTTGTCTCCAGCATATATGCTTGTGAACTCACTTCTGACTTGGAGAGGTCAAGTTCGACTTATGATGTGCTGTTTCTACTCAAAAGCATGGAAAGCTTGCACAGGTTTACATTCCATCTGATGTCTCGTGAAAGAATATGTGCTTTTGCTGAAGGGAGAATTGATAACCTGGATAGTCTGAAGGTAGGAGTTCCTTCCATGCCACATAATGAGTTTGTAAGCAGTAAGTTGACAGAAAAACTTGAACAGCAGATGCGGGACTCTTTGTCTGTGTCTATTGGTGGGATGCCTTGTTGGTGTAAACAATTAGTAGCTTCGTGCCCTTTTCTGTTTAGTTTTGAGGCAAGATGTAAGTACTTCCAGTTAGCAGCATTTGGTCAACTGCAAGCTCAGTCTCATCAACTGTCTCATAGTAATTCAGGAGCCACAAGTGACAGGCGACCCGGCAGTGGCAGCTTGCCCCGTAAGAAGTTTTTAGTTTTCCGTGACCAGATTCTAGAGTCTGCTGCCAAAATAATGGACTTGCATGCCCGTTACAAAATGCCTGTTGAAATTGAATATAATCAAGAAGTTGGTACTGGTCTTGGTCCAACATTGGAATTCTATACCCTGGTAAGTCGTGAGTTCCAGAAATCTGGCCTGGGTATGTGGAGGGGGGAGTATGGTTTATTTGCCTCCAGGACTAGTTTGGAAGCTGAGGATATGGGAATTCTTATGTCACCTTCTGGACTCTTTCCTCGCCCATGGCCATCTACTTTGAGTACAACTGATGACCAGTTTTTGGAAGTAATAAAAAAGTTTGTCCTTTTGGGGCAAGTGGCTGCAAAGTCTCTTCAAGATGGAAGGGTGTTGGATCTGCACTTCTCAAAAGCATTCTACAAAATTATTCTTGGCCGG gaaCTTACTCTGTATGACATCCAGTCGTTTGATCCCGAGCTCAGTAGGACATTGCTAGAGTTTCAGGCTCTTGTtaatagaaaaaagtttttGGAATCTGTCAATGGAGAAAATTCACCAGCTGAATTTGACTCGTGCTTTCGGGATACCAGAATTGAGGATCTTTGCCTTGATTTTACTCTTCCTGGGTATCCTAATTATGTACTTGCTTCTGGGCCTGATTATAAAATG GTTAATATGAGAAACTTGGAGGACTATGTCTCGCTTATTGTTGATACAACTATAAATACTGGAATTTCCAGACAATCAGAAGCATTTAAATCTGGGTTTAACCAG GTTTTCCCTATTGAACATCTTCAGATTTTTACTGAAGAGGAACTAGAGCATTTGCTATGTGGAGAACATGATTCGTTGGTG TTCAATGAGCTCCTGGATCACGTCAAGTTTGATCATGGATACACAGCTAGCAGTCTTCCTATAGTCAAt TTGCTGGAAATCATACAAGAGTTTGACCATGGACAGAGACGAGCATTTCTGCAGTTTGTGACTGGGGCACCTAGGCTTCCTCCGGGTGGTTTAGCGTCTCTCAATCCAAAGTTGACTGTTGTCCGAAAA CATTCTAGCATCTGCGCCGACACAGACTTACCAAGCGTGATGACGTGTGCAAATTATCTTAAGCTCCCTGCTTACTCTTCAAAA GAGAGGATGAAGGAGAGGCTCTTATACGCCATAACAGAAGGCCAAGGATCATTTCACCTATCATAG